In the Gossypium arboreum isolate Shixiya-1 chromosome 10, ASM2569848v2, whole genome shotgun sequence genome, one interval contains:
- the LOC108489433 gene encoding pentatricopeptide repeat-containing protein At3g22470, mitochondrial-like isoform X4: MGYIDFGSSVLGKMMKVGVQPDVVTLSTLINGLCKRILNGLCKTGNTDRALRFLRMMEGRGFKPNIVAYSTVIDCFCKKGLLSEALDLFSKMKVKGIRPNIVIYNCLIHGVCNLDQQKEATTLLNEMAGNNISLDIVTYNILIDAHCKKRMISEAVDTVDAMRKQGIEPNVVTFSILVDAHCKEGMVSKAEDIVDTMRKKGIEPDVVTYNALINGHCLQNKMDEARRVFQLMSKKGCAPAIRSYNIMINGYCKAKRVDEAMELFHEISQKGPTPDIVTYSILMQGMCELGRLSSALKLFRAMLKSGLELDIVSYTILIDGFCTAGRIEVAKELFLQLSVNGLKPDVYTYGIMINGFCKKGLPDEAYQWFRSMGNNDCLPDSCCYNVMIQGFFRNSYTSEATQLLVEMVSMGFSADLCTATLFVDLILQSNKSILI; encoded by the exons ATGG GTTATATTGATTTTGGGTCTTCTGTTTTGGGGAAAATGATGAAGGTAGGTGTTCAACCTGATGTTGTAACTTTGTCCACTTTGATTAATGGACTTTGTAAGCGAA TTCTTAATGGTTTGTGCAAGACCGGGAATACTGATCGAGCTCTTAGGTTTCTAAGAATGATGGAAGGAAGAGGTTTCAAACCCAATATTGTAGCATATAGCACTGTCATTGACTGTTTTTGTAAGAAGGGGTTACTAAGTGAGGCTCTTGAtcttttctccaaaatgaaagtTAAGGGAATTAGACCAAATATTGTTATTTACAATTGTTTAATTCATGGTGTGTGTAACTTGGACCAGCAGAAGGAGGCAACAACGCTTTTGAATGAAATGGCGGGTAACAATATTTCTCTTGATATTGTCACGTATAATATATTGATAGATGCACATTGCAAGAAGAGGATGATTTCTGAAGCTGTAGATACTGTTGATGCAATGAGAAAGCAAGGCATTGAACCTAATGTTGTCACATTCAGTATATTGGTTGATGCACATTGCAAAGAGGGAATGGTTTCTAAAGCTGAAGATATTGTTGATACAATGAGAAAGAAAGGCATTGAGCCTGATGTTGTCACATATAATGCATTAATAAATGGTCATTGCTTGCAAAACAAAATGGATGAAGCTAGAAGAGTATTTCAGTTGATGAGTAAGAAGGGTTGTGCACCCGCTATACGTAGTTACAACATCATGATCAACGGATATTGCAAAGCTAAAAGGGTAGATGAAGCAATGGAACTCTTTCACGAAATATCACAGAAAGGACCAACCCCTGATATTGTCACATACAGCATTCttatgcaaggaatgtgtgaattAGGGAGACTTTCATCTGCATTGAAACTTTTTCGAGCAATGCTGAAGAGTGGGTTGGAACTCGATATTGTCTCTTACACTATCCTAATTGATGGCTTTTGCACAGCTGGGCGTATTGAAGTTGCAAAGGAATTATTTCTTCAACTCTCAGTCAATGGTTTAAAACCTGATGTTTACACATATGGTATAATGATTAATGGATTCTGTAAAAAGGGATTGCCAGATGAAGCATACCAGTGGTTTAGGAGCATGGGGAATAATGATTGTTTGCCTGATAGCTGCTGTTATAATGTAATGATACAGGGGTTTTTTCGAAATAGCTATACCTCAGAGGCAACACAACTTCTTGTGGAAATGGTCAGTATGGGCTTTTCTGCAGATTTATGCACTGCTACATTATTTGTGGATCTCATCTTACAGTCTAATAAATCAATCTTGATTTGA
- the LOC108489433 gene encoding pentatricopeptide repeat-containing protein At3g22470, mitochondrial-like isoform X3, with protein sequence MGYIDFGSSVLGKMMKVGVQPDVVTLSTLINGLCKRSKISEALNLFDEMVEKGYRPNLIVYTTVLNGLCKTGNTDRALRFLRMMEGRGFKPNIVAYSTVIDCFCKKGLLSEALDLFSKMKVKGIRPNIVIYNCLIHGVCNLDQQKEATTLLNEMAGNNISLDIVTYNILIDAHCKKRMISEAVDTVDAMRKQGIEPNVVTFSILVDAHCKEGMVSKAEDIVDTMRKKGIEPDVVTYNALINGHCLQNKMDEARRVFQLMSKKGCAPAIRSYNIMINGYCKAKRVDEAMELFHEISQKGPTPDIVTYSILMQGMCELGRLSSALKLFRAMLKSGLELDIVSYTILIDGFCTAGRIEVAKELFLQLSVNGLKPDVYTYGIMINGFCKKGLPDEAYQWFRSMGNNDCLPDSCCYNVMIQGFFRNSYTSEATQLLVEMVSMGFSADLCTATLFVDLILQSNKSILI encoded by the exons ATGG GTTATATTGATTTTGGGTCTTCTGTTTTGGGGAAAATGATGAAGGTAGGTGTTCAACCTGATGTTGTAACTTTGTCCACTTTGATTAATGGACTTTGTAAGCGAAGTAAGATATCTGAGGCTTTGAACTTGTTTGATGAAATGGTGGAAAAAGGGTATCGACCTAATTTAATTGTTTACACTACAGTTCTTAATGGTTTGTGCAAGACCGGGAATACTGATCGAGCTCTTAGGTTTCTAAGAATGATGGAAGGAAGAGGTTTCAAACCCAATATTGTAGCATATAGCACTGTCATTGACTGTTTTTGTAAGAAGGGGTTACTAAGTGAGGCTCTTGAtcttttctccaaaatgaaagtTAAGGGAATTAGACCAAATATTGTTATTTACAATTGTTTAATTCATGGTGTGTGTAACTTGGACCAGCAGAAGGAGGCAACAACGCTTTTGAATGAAATGGCGGGTAACAATATTTCTCTTGATATTGTCACGTATAATATATTGATAGATGCACATTGCAAGAAGAGGATGATTTCTGAAGCTGTAGATACTGTTGATGCAATGAGAAAGCAAGGCATTGAACCTAATGTTGTCACATTCAGTATATTGGTTGATGCACATTGCAAAGAGGGAATGGTTTCTAAAGCTGAAGATATTGTTGATACAATGAGAAAGAAAGGCATTGAGCCTGATGTTGTCACATATAATGCATTAATAAATGGTCATTGCTTGCAAAACAAAATGGATGAAGCTAGAAGAGTATTTCAGTTGATGAGTAAGAAGGGTTGTGCACCCGCTATACGTAGTTACAACATCATGATCAACGGATATTGCAAAGCTAAAAGGGTAGATGAAGCAATGGAACTCTTTCACGAAATATCACAGAAAGGACCAACCCCTGATATTGTCACATACAGCATTCttatgcaaggaatgtgtgaattAGGGAGACTTTCATCTGCATTGAAACTTTTTCGAGCAATGCTGAAGAGTGGGTTGGAACTCGATATTGTCTCTTACACTATCCTAATTGATGGCTTTTGCACAGCTGGGCGTATTGAAGTTGCAAAGGAATTATTTCTTCAACTCTCAGTCAATGGTTTAAAACCTGATGTTTACACATATGGTATAATGATTAATGGATTCTGTAAAAAGGGATTGCCAGATGAAGCATACCAGTGGTTTAGGAGCATGGGGAATAATGATTGTTTGCCTGATAGCTGCTGTTATAATGTAATGATACAGGGGTTTTTTCGAAATAGCTATACCTCAGAGGCAACACAACTTCTTGTGGAAATGGTCAGTATGGGCTTTTCTGCAGATTTATGCACTGCTACATTATTTGTGGATCTCATCTTACAGTCTAATAAATCAATCTTGATTTGA
- the LOC108489433 gene encoding pentatricopeptide repeat-containing protein At1g62930, chloroplastic-like isoform X2: MGKLHSSLLLRHIVNGGRNFSNFHSSFSCYFNTISPHISARGNQKKYDCFYNVDDALTLFNKMVAKHRKPSVVEFNKLLGAIVRMKHYAIVVSMYSQMELLGVSYDIYSFNILINCFCQLGYIDFGSSVLGKMMKVGVQPDVVTLSTLINGLCKRILNGLCKTGNTDRALRFLRMMEGRGFKPNIVAYSTVIDCFCKKGLLSEALDLFSKMKVKGIRPNIVIYNCLIHGVCNLDQQKEATTLLNEMAGNNISLDIVTYNILIDAHCKKRMISEAVDTVDAMRKQGIEPNVVTFSILVDAHCKEGMVSKAEDIVDTMRKKGIEPDVVTYNALINGHCLQNKMDEARRVFQLMSKKGCAPAIRSYNIMINGYCKAKRVDEAMELFHEISQKGPTPDIVTYSILMQGMCELGRLSSALKLFRAMLKSGLELDIVSYTILIDGFCTAGRIEVAKELFLQLSVNGLKPDVYTYGIMINGFCKKGLPDEAYQWFRSMGNNDCLPDSCCYNVMIQGFFRNSYTSEATQLLVEMVSMGFSADLCTATLFVDLILQSNKSILI, from the exons ATGGGTAAGCTTCATTCTTCATTGCTTCTTCGTCATATTGTTAATGGTGGAAGGAACTTTTCTAATTTCCACTCTtcattttcttgttattttaacaCCATTTCTCCCCATATCTCTGCAAGGGGAAACCAAAAAAAGTATGATTGCTTCTATAACGTGGATGATGCTTTGACTTTGTTTAATAAGATGGTTGCGAAGCACCGAAAGCCTTCAGTTGTGGAATTCAACAAATTATTAGGAGCCATTGTTAGAATGAAACATTATGCCATTGTTGTTTCTATGTATAGCCAGATGGAATTATTAGGAGTTTCCTATGACATTTATTCTTTCAACATCTTGATTAATTGCTTTTGTCAATTAGGTTATATTGATTTTGGGTCTTCTGTTTTGGGGAAAATGATGAAGGTAGGTGTTCAACCTGATGTTGTAACTTTGTCCACTTTGATTAATGGACTTTGTAAGCGAA TTCTTAATGGTTTGTGCAAGACCGGGAATACTGATCGAGCTCTTAGGTTTCTAAGAATGATGGAAGGAAGAGGTTTCAAACCCAATATTGTAGCATATAGCACTGTCATTGACTGTTTTTGTAAGAAGGGGTTACTAAGTGAGGCTCTTGAtcttttctccaaaatgaaagtTAAGGGAATTAGACCAAATATTGTTATTTACAATTGTTTAATTCATGGTGTGTGTAACTTGGACCAGCAGAAGGAGGCAACAACGCTTTTGAATGAAATGGCGGGTAACAATATTTCTCTTGATATTGTCACGTATAATATATTGATAGATGCACATTGCAAGAAGAGGATGATTTCTGAAGCTGTAGATACTGTTGATGCAATGAGAAAGCAAGGCATTGAACCTAATGTTGTCACATTCAGTATATTGGTTGATGCACATTGCAAAGAGGGAATGGTTTCTAAAGCTGAAGATATTGTTGATACAATGAGAAAGAAAGGCATTGAGCCTGATGTTGTCACATATAATGCATTAATAAATGGTCATTGCTTGCAAAACAAAATGGATGAAGCTAGAAGAGTATTTCAGTTGATGAGTAAGAAGGGTTGTGCACCCGCTATACGTAGTTACAACATCATGATCAACGGATATTGCAAAGCTAAAAGGGTAGATGAAGCAATGGAACTCTTTCACGAAATATCACAGAAAGGACCAACCCCTGATATTGTCACATACAGCATTCttatgcaaggaatgtgtgaattAGGGAGACTTTCATCTGCATTGAAACTTTTTCGAGCAATGCTGAAGAGTGGGTTGGAACTCGATATTGTCTCTTACACTATCCTAATTGATGGCTTTTGCACAGCTGGGCGTATTGAAGTTGCAAAGGAATTATTTCTTCAACTCTCAGTCAATGGTTTAAAACCTGATGTTTACACATATGGTATAATGATTAATGGATTCTGTAAAAAGGGATTGCCAGATGAAGCATACCAGTGGTTTAGGAGCATGGGGAATAATGATTGTTTGCCTGATAGCTGCTGTTATAATGTAATGATACAGGGGTTTTTTCGAAATAGCTATACCTCAGAGGCAACACAACTTCTTGTGGAAATGGTCAGTATGGGCTTTTCTGCAGATTTATGCACTGCTACATTATTTGTGGATCTCATCTTACAGTCTAATAAATCAATCTTGATTTGA
- the LOC108489433 gene encoding pentatricopeptide repeat-containing protein At3g22470, mitochondrial-like isoform X6, which translates to MMEGRGFKPNIVAYSTVIDCFCKKGLLSEALDLFSKMKVKGIRPNIVIYNCLIHGVCNLDQQKEATTLLNEMAGNNISLDIVTYNILIDAHCKKRMISEAVDTVDAMRKQGIEPNVVTFSILVDAHCKEGMVSKAEDIVDTMRKKGIEPDVVTYNALINGHCLQNKMDEARRVFQLMSKKGCAPAIRSYNIMINGYCKAKRVDEAMELFHEISQKGPTPDIVTYSILMQGMCELGRLSSALKLFRAMLKSGLELDIVSYTILIDGFCTAGRIEVAKELFLQLSVNGLKPDVYTYGIMINGFCKKGLPDEAYQWFRSMGNNDCLPDSCCYNVMIQGFFRNSYTSEATQLLVEMVSMGFSADLCTATLFVDLILQSNKSILI; encoded by the coding sequence ATGATGGAAGGAAGAGGTTTCAAACCCAATATTGTAGCATATAGCACTGTCATTGACTGTTTTTGTAAGAAGGGGTTACTAAGTGAGGCTCTTGAtcttttctccaaaatgaaagtTAAGGGAATTAGACCAAATATTGTTATTTACAATTGTTTAATTCATGGTGTGTGTAACTTGGACCAGCAGAAGGAGGCAACAACGCTTTTGAATGAAATGGCGGGTAACAATATTTCTCTTGATATTGTCACGTATAATATATTGATAGATGCACATTGCAAGAAGAGGATGATTTCTGAAGCTGTAGATACTGTTGATGCAATGAGAAAGCAAGGCATTGAACCTAATGTTGTCACATTCAGTATATTGGTTGATGCACATTGCAAAGAGGGAATGGTTTCTAAAGCTGAAGATATTGTTGATACAATGAGAAAGAAAGGCATTGAGCCTGATGTTGTCACATATAATGCATTAATAAATGGTCATTGCTTGCAAAACAAAATGGATGAAGCTAGAAGAGTATTTCAGTTGATGAGTAAGAAGGGTTGTGCACCCGCTATACGTAGTTACAACATCATGATCAACGGATATTGCAAAGCTAAAAGGGTAGATGAAGCAATGGAACTCTTTCACGAAATATCACAGAAAGGACCAACCCCTGATATTGTCACATACAGCATTCttatgcaaggaatgtgtgaattAGGGAGACTTTCATCTGCATTGAAACTTTTTCGAGCAATGCTGAAGAGTGGGTTGGAACTCGATATTGTCTCTTACACTATCCTAATTGATGGCTTTTGCACAGCTGGGCGTATTGAAGTTGCAAAGGAATTATTTCTTCAACTCTCAGTCAATGGTTTAAAACCTGATGTTTACACATATGGTATAATGATTAATGGATTCTGTAAAAAGGGATTGCCAGATGAAGCATACCAGTGGTTTAGGAGCATGGGGAATAATGATTGTTTGCCTGATAGCTGCTGTTATAATGTAATGATACAGGGGTTTTTTCGAAATAGCTATACCTCAGAGGCAACACAACTTCTTGTGGAAATGGTCAGTATGGGCTTTTCTGCAGATTTATGCACTGCTACATTATTTGTGGATCTCATCTTACAGTCTAATAAATCAATCTTGATTTGA
- the LOC108489433 gene encoding pentatricopeptide repeat-containing protein At3g22470, mitochondrial-like isoform X5, translating to MVEKGYRPNLIVYTTVLNGLCKTGNTDRALRFLRMMEGRGFKPNIVAYSTVIDCFCKKGLLSEALDLFSKMKVKGIRPNIVIYNCLIHGVCNLDQQKEATTLLNEMAGNNISLDIVTYNILIDAHCKKRMISEAVDTVDAMRKQGIEPNVVTFSILVDAHCKEGMVSKAEDIVDTMRKKGIEPDVVTYNALINGHCLQNKMDEARRVFQLMSKKGCAPAIRSYNIMINGYCKAKRVDEAMELFHEISQKGPTPDIVTYSILMQGMCELGRLSSALKLFRAMLKSGLELDIVSYTILIDGFCTAGRIEVAKELFLQLSVNGLKPDVYTYGIMINGFCKKGLPDEAYQWFRSMGNNDCLPDSCCYNVMIQGFFRNSYTSEATQLLVEMVSMGFSADLCTATLFVDLILQSNKSILI from the coding sequence ATGGTGGAAAAAGGGTATCGACCTAATTTAATTGTTTACACTACAGTTCTTAATGGTTTGTGCAAGACCGGGAATACTGATCGAGCTCTTAGGTTTCTAAGAATGATGGAAGGAAGAGGTTTCAAACCCAATATTGTAGCATATAGCACTGTCATTGACTGTTTTTGTAAGAAGGGGTTACTAAGTGAGGCTCTTGAtcttttctccaaaatgaaagtTAAGGGAATTAGACCAAATATTGTTATTTACAATTGTTTAATTCATGGTGTGTGTAACTTGGACCAGCAGAAGGAGGCAACAACGCTTTTGAATGAAATGGCGGGTAACAATATTTCTCTTGATATTGTCACGTATAATATATTGATAGATGCACATTGCAAGAAGAGGATGATTTCTGAAGCTGTAGATACTGTTGATGCAATGAGAAAGCAAGGCATTGAACCTAATGTTGTCACATTCAGTATATTGGTTGATGCACATTGCAAAGAGGGAATGGTTTCTAAAGCTGAAGATATTGTTGATACAATGAGAAAGAAAGGCATTGAGCCTGATGTTGTCACATATAATGCATTAATAAATGGTCATTGCTTGCAAAACAAAATGGATGAAGCTAGAAGAGTATTTCAGTTGATGAGTAAGAAGGGTTGTGCACCCGCTATACGTAGTTACAACATCATGATCAACGGATATTGCAAAGCTAAAAGGGTAGATGAAGCAATGGAACTCTTTCACGAAATATCACAGAAAGGACCAACCCCTGATATTGTCACATACAGCATTCttatgcaaggaatgtgtgaattAGGGAGACTTTCATCTGCATTGAAACTTTTTCGAGCAATGCTGAAGAGTGGGTTGGAACTCGATATTGTCTCTTACACTATCCTAATTGATGGCTTTTGCACAGCTGGGCGTATTGAAGTTGCAAAGGAATTATTTCTTCAACTCTCAGTCAATGGTTTAAAACCTGATGTTTACACATATGGTATAATGATTAATGGATTCTGTAAAAAGGGATTGCCAGATGAAGCATACCAGTGGTTTAGGAGCATGGGGAATAATGATTGTTTGCCTGATAGCTGCTGTTATAATGTAATGATACAGGGGTTTTTTCGAAATAGCTATACCTCAGAGGCAACACAACTTCTTGTGGAAATGGTCAGTATGGGCTTTTCTGCAGATTTATGCACTGCTACATTATTTGTGGATCTCATCTTACAGTCTAATAAATCAATCTTGATTTGA
- the LOC108489433 gene encoding pentatricopeptide repeat-containing protein At1g62930, chloroplastic-like isoform X1, whose product MGKLHSSLLLRHIVNGGRNFSNFHSSFSCYFNTISPHISARGNQKKYDCFYNVDDALTLFNKMVAKHRKPSVVEFNKLLGAIVRMKHYAIVVSMYSQMELLGVSYDIYSFNILINCFCQLGYIDFGSSVLGKMMKVGVQPDVVTLSTLINGLCKRSKISEALNLFDEMVEKGYRPNLIVYTTVLNGLCKTGNTDRALRFLRMMEGRGFKPNIVAYSTVIDCFCKKGLLSEALDLFSKMKVKGIRPNIVIYNCLIHGVCNLDQQKEATTLLNEMAGNNISLDIVTYNILIDAHCKKRMISEAVDTVDAMRKQGIEPNVVTFSILVDAHCKEGMVSKAEDIVDTMRKKGIEPDVVTYNALINGHCLQNKMDEARRVFQLMSKKGCAPAIRSYNIMINGYCKAKRVDEAMELFHEISQKGPTPDIVTYSILMQGMCELGRLSSALKLFRAMLKSGLELDIVSYTILIDGFCTAGRIEVAKELFLQLSVNGLKPDVYTYGIMINGFCKKGLPDEAYQWFRSMGNNDCLPDSCCYNVMIQGFFRNSYTSEATQLLVEMVV is encoded by the exons ATGGGTAAGCTTCATTCTTCATTGCTTCTTCGTCATATTGTTAATGGTGGAAGGAACTTTTCTAATTTCCACTCTtcattttcttgttattttaacaCCATTTCTCCCCATATCTCTGCAAGGGGAAACCAAAAAAAGTATGATTGCTTCTATAACGTGGATGATGCTTTGACTTTGTTTAATAAGATGGTTGCGAAGCACCGAAAGCCTTCAGTTGTGGAATTCAACAAATTATTAGGAGCCATTGTTAGAATGAAACATTATGCCATTGTTGTTTCTATGTATAGCCAGATGGAATTATTAGGAGTTTCCTATGACATTTATTCTTTCAACATCTTGATTAATTGCTTTTGTCAATTAGGTTATATTGATTTTGGGTCTTCTGTTTTGGGGAAAATGATGAAGGTAGGTGTTCAACCTGATGTTGTAACTTTGTCCACTTTGATTAATGGACTTTGTAAGCGAAGTAAGATATCTGAGGCTTTGAACTTGTTTGATGAAATGGTGGAAAAAGGGTATCGACCTAATTTAATTGTTTACACTACAGTTCTTAATGGTTTGTGCAAGACCGGGAATACTGATCGAGCTCTTAGGTTTCTAAGAATGATGGAAGGAAGAGGTTTCAAACCCAATATTGTAGCATATAGCACTGTCATTGACTGTTTTTGTAAGAAGGGGTTACTAAGTGAGGCTCTTGAtcttttctccaaaatgaaagtTAAGGGAATTAGACCAAATATTGTTATTTACAATTGTTTAATTCATGGTGTGTGTAACTTGGACCAGCAGAAGGAGGCAACAACGCTTTTGAATGAAATGGCGGGTAACAATATTTCTCTTGATATTGTCACGTATAATATATTGATAGATGCACATTGCAAGAAGAGGATGATTTCTGAAGCTGTAGATACTGTTGATGCAATGAGAAAGCAAGGCATTGAACCTAATGTTGTCACATTCAGTATATTGGTTGATGCACATTGCAAAGAGGGAATGGTTTCTAAAGCTGAAGATATTGTTGATACAATGAGAAAGAAAGGCATTGAGCCTGATGTTGTCACATATAATGCATTAATAAATGGTCATTGCTTGCAAAACAAAATGGATGAAGCTAGAAGAGTATTTCAGTTGATGAGTAAGAAGGGTTGTGCACCCGCTATACGTAGTTACAACATCATGATCAACGGATATTGCAAAGCTAAAAGGGTAGATGAAGCAATGGAACTCTTTCACGAAATATCACAGAAAGGACCAACCCCTGATATTGTCACATACAGCATTCttatgcaaggaatgtgtgaattAGGGAGACTTTCATCTGCATTGAAACTTTTTCGAGCAATGCTGAAGAGTGGGTTGGAACTCGATATTGTCTCTTACACTATCCTAATTGATGGCTTTTGCACAGCTGGGCGTATTGAAGTTGCAAAGGAATTATTTCTTCAACTCTCAGTCAATGGTTTAAAACCTGATGTTTACACATATGGTATAATGATTAATGGATTCTGTAAAAAGGGATTGCCAGATGAAGCATACCAGTGGTTTAGGAGCATGGGGAATAATGATTGTTTGCCTGATAGCTGCTGTTATAATGTAATGATACAGGGGTTTTTTCGAAATAGCTATACCTCAGAGGCAACACAACTTCTTGTGGAAATG GTAGTGTAA